A window of the Drosophila simulans strain w501 chromosome 2L, Prin_Dsim_3.1, whole genome shotgun sequence genome harbors these coding sequences:
- the LOC6731947 gene encoding endoplasmic reticulum transmembrane helix translocase, which produces MTEAAGAANPGGAAGDGESYGTKMALQSGRPKETTKLDDLVQYVSLHVRIPTPLTGVVLPFVPLYLSAFYLWINVTGGEENEVTNNDVITADNQTTTDNLTTWNDVGFIGVLAIAFLHILTLLFCYWSVHVLAFLTCRRVKLPGANVLAKVVPTANNGNSKIVPIRSSKLEDGSTQYYFVFQKTKYVWNEDRKTFRAVEFPVNGLLSTYSSSRGLETEEDIKRATQTYGNNEMEMVVPEFHELFIERATAPFFVFQVFSVGLWCMDDYWYYSLFTLFMLIAFECTIVKQQLRNMSEIRKMGNKPYLIYAFRQNKWRHIGSDELLPGDLVSITRSQNDNIVPCDLVILRGSCIVDESMLTGESVPLMKESLESLDNLDVEMDAEGDGKLFVLFGGTKVVQHTAPTKESLRAPDGGCIGYVIRTGFNTSQGKLLRTILFGANRATENNVETFAFIAFLMVFAVAAASYVWVKGSEDPERNRYKLFLECTLILTSIIPPDLPIELTLAVNTSLIQLTKLFVFCTEPFRIPFAGKVQICCFDKTGTLTTDNLMVEGIAGLAPNGACVPIEQAEGNTVQVLACCHSLALLDDGLVGDPLEKATLAAVDWTLTKMDSVIPKRPQFKPLKIIQRYHFSSALKRMSVLAGHLIPYSNEVKHIGAVKGAPEVIQKMLREVPADYEKVYLEYARRGARVLALGIKDLGTLGAQRVREMKREEVECDLTFAGFLIISCPMKPDSKSVIKELIQSSHKVVMITGDSPLTACHVARELRFTRKKLIILTPPEQERRNNWSWVSIDGDQTYELDTKPGSKKLSHLLATHDLCITGEGLQYLQQNQPQYMRQLLPQITVCARFAPKQKELVITQLKQLGYCTLMCGDGTNDVGALKHANVGVSLLTSAPVKRKRTEEEQQQAAANAAALAAQAQANANQQLTPRERALRRRQEHLNQTQARLQNALREMEEQTMVKLGDASIAAPFTSKSSSIMCVNHIIKQGRCTLVTTLQMFKILALNALIQAYCQSVLYIDGIKFSDTQATMQGIFIAACFLFITRAKPLKTLSKVAPLPNIFNFYTISTILSQFAVHFGTLYYLTSQANILAPPREGKVKLYIDMDAEEKTKYDPNIVSSTVYIICLSLQVATIAVNYKGYPFMESLRSNRMLMYAIGASAALVILLSTGLAPELTEFFEIIDFPADFRKTLLGVLILDIVGAFLLDRICSFLFGETRRKSKVLNC; this is translated from the exons ATGACCGaggcagctggagcagccAACCCAGGAGGAGCCGCCGGAGACGGGGAATCGTACGGCACAAAAATGGCTCTGCAGTCCGGCAGGCCGAAAGAGACAACCAAGTTGGACGACCTGGTGCAATATGTGAGCCTCCATGTGCGCATACCCACGCCGTTGACCGGTGTGGTGCTGCCCTTCGTGCCACTCTACCTGTCGGCATTCTACCTGTGGATTAACGTGACTGGTGGCGAGGAGAACGAAGTCACCAATAACGATGTGATAACTGCCGATAACCAAACAACCACGGATAATTTAACAACTTGGAATGACGTGGGATTCATCGGCGTACTGGCCATTGCCTTTCTGCACATTCTTACGCTGCTCTTCTGCTACTGGAGCGTTCACGTACTGGCCTTTCTCACCTGCCGACGTGTAAAGCTCCCCGGCGCCAATGTGCTGGCCAAAGTCGTACCCACTGCCAACAATGGCAACTCGAAGATAGTCCCCATTCGGTCCTCCAAGCTGGAGGATGGCTCAACGCAGTATTATTTCGTTTTCCAAAAGACCAAATACGTTTGGAATGAGGATCGGAAGACATTCCGCGCCGTGGAATTCCCGGTAAACGGACTTCTTAGCACCTATTCCTCATCTAGAGGTTTGGAAACTGAGGAGGACATCAAGCGGGCTACTCAAACCTACGGAAacaacgaaatggaaatggtagTTCCTGAGTTCCACGAACTTTTCATCGAACGCGCCACTGCGCCATTCTTTGTGTTCCAAGTGTTCTCCGTGGGACTGTGGTGCATGGACGACTACTGGTACTATTCCCTGTTCACGCTTTTCATGCTAATTGCCTTCGAGTGCACTATTGttaagcagcagctgcggaaCATGTCCGAGATCCGTAAAATGGGCAACAAACCCTACCTGATATACGCCTTTCGTCAAAACAAGTGGCGTCACATTGGATCCGATGAGCTGCTACCCGGAGACTTGGTGTCTATAACGCGCTCCCAAAACGACAACATAGTGCCCTGCGATCTGGTCATTCTTCGAGGCTCTTGCATTGTGGATGAATCAATGCTTACTGGCGAATCGGTGCCACTAATGAAGGAATCATTGGAATCCCTAGATAATTTGGACGTTGAAATGGACGCCGAAGGAGATGGGAAGCTGTTTGTGCTGTTTGGTGGCACCAAAGTAGTCCAGCACACTGCCCCGACAAAAGAATCGCTTCGTGCTCCAGACGGTGGTTGTATCGGCTATGTCATCCGTACTGGATTTAACACATCCCAGGGCAAACTTCTGCGGACAATCCTTTTCGGCGCAAATCGCGCAACGGAGAACAACGTTGAGACCTTTGCATTTATCGCATTCCTGATGGTATTTGCCGTAGCCGCAGCATCTTATGTGTGGGTTAAGGGCAGCGAGGACCCGGAGCGCAATCGCTACAAACTTTTCCTGGAGTGTACGCTCATTCTGACGTCCATAATTCCGCCGGATTTGCCCATCGAGTTGACCTTGGCTGTAAACACATCACTGATCCAGCTAACAAAGTTATTCGTGTTCTGTACAGAACCCTTTCGGATTCCATTCGCGGGAAAAGTGCAGATTTGCTGCTTCGACAAGACGGGGACACTGACCACGGATAATCTGATGGTGGAAGGTATTGCAGGACTGGCTCCCAATGGTGCTTGTGTCCCCATTGAGCAGGCGGAGGGAAACACGGTTCAGGTGCTCGCCTGTTGCCATTCATTGGCTCTGCTTGATGACGGATTAGTCGGAGATCCACTTGAGAAAGCCACTCTAGCAGCTGTAGATTGGACGCTTACCAAGATGGACAGCGTCATCCCAAAGCGACCACAGTTTAAGCCTTTGAAGATCATCCAGCGCTATCACTTTTCATCGGCACTTAAGCGAATGTCTGTGCTAGCTGGCCATCTAATTCCGTACTCCAATGAGGTTAAACACATAGGAGCCGTAAAGGGAGCTCCTGAGGTCATTCAAAAGATGCTGCGCGAGGTGCCCGCGGACTATGAGAAG gtCTATTTGGAATATGCTCGTCGTGGAGCACGCGTCCTGGCCTTGGGAATTAAGGATCTCGGGACCCTGGGCGCTCAGAGAGTTAGGGAAATGAAGCGTGAGGAAGTGGAGTGTGATCTGACTTTTGCCGGATTCTTGATTATTTCATGTCCCATGAAGCCCGATTCCAAATCTGTGATCAAGGAGCTTATTCAATCCTCACACAAGGTGGTCATGATTACGGGCGACAGCCCGCTCACCGCCTGTCATGTGGCCCGCGAACTGCGCTTCACCCGCAAAAAGCTGATCATTCTCACCCCGCCTGAGCAGGAGCGTAGGAACAACTGGAGCTGGGTATCTATTGACGGGGATCAAACCTACGAACTGGACACTAAGCCTGGTAGCAAAAAGCTTTCCCATTTGCTAGCCACGCATGATCTCTGTATTACCGGAGAGGGACTGCAGTATCTGCAACAGAATCAGCCGCAATATATGCGCCAACTACTGCCACAGATTACGGTCTGTGCGCGCTTCGCACCCAAGCAAAAGGAGCTTGTAATCACACAGTTAAAGCAGCTGGGTTACTGCACGTTGATGTGCGGCGACGGCACCAACGATGTGGGAGCCCTTAAGCACGCCAACGTAGGCGTCTCCCTGCTGACCAGCGCTCCAGTGAAGCGCAAACGCACCGAGgaggaacagcagcaggcggcggCCAATGCAGCTGCACTAGCAGCTCAGGCACAAGCCAATGCCAATCAACAGTTGACGCCCAGGGAGCGGGCATTGCGTCGGCGCCAGGAGCATCTCAATCAGACACAGGCTCGCCTCCAAAATGCACTCCGCGAAATGGAAGAACAAACTATGGTCAAGTTGGGTGATGCCTCTATTGCGGCGCCATTCACCAGCAAGTCTTCGTCAATTATGTGCG ttaacCACATCATTAAGCAGGGTCGTTGCACGTTGGTCACCACACTCCAAATGTTCAAGATCCTTGCTCTGAACGCCCTCATTCAAGCCTACTGTCAGTCCGTGCTCTACATTGATGGAATCAAGTTCAGCGATACACAAGCCACCATGCAGGGCATCTTCATTGCCGCCTGCTTCCTGTTCATCACACGAGCAAAG cCGCTGAAAACTCTATCCAAGGTAGCGCCACTGCCAAATATCTTCAACTTCTACACGATATCGACCATTCTCAGTCAGTTTGCTGTGCATTTTGGAACGCTCTACTACCTGACCAGCCAAGCCAACATTTTGGCACCGCCTAG AGAGGGCAAAGTGAAGTTGTACATTGACATGGATGCCGAGGAGAAGACCAAATACGATCCGAACATTGTTAGCAGCACGGTCTACATAATTTGCCTATCACTACAAGTCGCTACCATTGCGGTGAATTACAAG GGCTATCCGTTCATGGAGAGTTTGCGCTCCAATCGCATGCTGATGTATGCCATCGGAGCCTCCGCTGCACTGGTCATTCTTCTGTCCACGGGACTGGCGCCCGAACTGACGGAATTCTTTGAGATAATTGACTTCCCAGCGGAT TTCCGTAAAACTTTACTCGGCGTCCTGATCCTGGATATTGTCGGGGCTTTCCTTTTGGACCGTATTTGCTCATTCCTGTTCGGGGAAACGCGTCGCAAGTCTAAAGTGCTGAACTGTTAG
- the LOC6731948 gene encoding dynein axonemal assembly factor 4: MVQISQTEEDIKISIELNRLVTRKPDVVLLPQYLKFNNPPIFFERHLAQEIDEMASFCRIFKNEARIVLVKKEKGLWPEMFQKLDKEALMQKRLEIADLIVERNKKRDEKALERYDNKRRAEIQKEIQRETDMRERVKQFQESSVREALVVDVRKEAKAAPKPDTLQYPPSSGASRLATPIMRPPMSSVRGSGRINVNFTTQHKRTTPKRESQAAMEKAYAAAGGPNANVQSPMESVDE, from the exons ATGGTACAGATTTCGCAGACGGAGGAGGACATCAAGATCTCCATCGAACTGAATCGTCTGGTGACCCGCAAGCCGGACGTTGTTCTCCTTCCGCAGTACTTAAAGTTTAACAATCCACCCATTTTCTTTGAGCGTCATCTGGCCCAGGAGATCGACGAGATGGCCAG CTTTTGTCGCATCTTTAAGAACGAAGCCCGCATTGTTCTGGTTAAGAAAGAGAAGGGCTTATGGCCTGAGATGTTCCAGAAGCTGGACAAGGAGGCACTCATGCAGAAGCGCTTGGAGATCGCCGACCTAATCGTGGAGCGCAACAAGAAGCGGGATGAGAAGGCACTGGAACGTTACGACAACAAGCGGCGGGCGGAGATCCAGAAGGAGATCCAGCGGGAGACAGATATGCGCGAGCGTGTTAAGCAATTTCAGGAGAGCTCGGTGCGCGAAGCTCTGGTGGTGGATGTACGCAAGGAGGCGAAAGCTGCGCCCAAGCCAGATACACTGCAGTATCCGCCATCGTCGGGCGCCAGTCGCCTGGCCACGCCTATCATGCGTCCGCCCATGAGCTCCGTGCGCGGCAGCGGACGGATCAACGTAAACTTCACCACACAGCACAAGCGGACCACGCCGAAGCGGGAGTCGCAGGCCGCCATGGAGAAGGCGTATGCCGCCGCCGGTGGACCCAATGCGAATGTCCAGTCACCGATGGAGAGTGTGGATGAATGA
- the LOC6731949 gene encoding exosome complex component CSL4, with amino-acid sequence MSEQQDETVVCLPGERLCRSEDSIVLGIGTYEQNGYVYASKSGIVNIEDSGDNCQVVSVHKPGFHLTIPATGDVVTARVLVTTPKFAKCAIFCVRNVLLESSYRGLLRKEDVRETEKDRVDIYKSFRPGDVILARVINQLEQTFLLTTAENELGVVIAYASDYRKTRVPMVPVGWSEMQCPQTTIKEPRKVAKVLPESSINALK; translated from the exons ATGAGTGAACAGCAGGATGAGACTGTAGTCTGCCTGCCCGGGGAGCGACTCTGCAGATCCGAGGATAGCATAGTTCTGGGCATAGGCACCTACGAGCAGAATGGCTACGTTTACGCCTCGAAGTCTGGAATTGTCAACATCGAAGATTCGGGTGATAAC TGCCAGGTGGTTAGTGTGCATAAGCCCGGCTTCCATCTAACCATACCAGCCACCGGAGACGTGGTCACAGCCAGAGTTCTCGTCACAACTCCGAAATTCGCCAAGTGTGCCATTTTCTGTGTACGAAATGTGCTGCTGGAAAGCAGCTACCGTGGACTCCTGCGCAAGGAGGATGTCCGGGAGACCGAAAAAGATCGCGTCGATATCTACAAGTCCTTCCGGCCGGGCGATGTCATCCTAGCGAGGGTCATCAACCAACTAGAGCAGACCTTCCTCCTCACCACCGCCGAAAATGAACTAGGCGTGGTCATCGCCTATGCCAGTGATTACCGAAAGACCCGCGTGCCCATGGTTCCGGTCGGCTGGAGCGAGATGCAGTGCCCCCAGACCACGATCAAGGAGCCACGGAAAGTGGCTAAAGTTCTGCCTGAGAGTTCAATAAATGCTCTGAAATAA
- the LOC6731950 gene encoding nuclear pore complex protein Nup160 homolog codes for MPTSKLQANMSYREVIPRNLSPAEWIEVKINTGTQSTLQDFKTFETSGGYCYKNTKNVQTRNRFIYWRTYQDVLELSEVSLDISLQRNHLRLRFTDSAVLNVSLTEQNTSVTLLVVTVSSVHRYVFPLKIAGQEGGAASPEDVLSQSIFYDVNDKINDPSTYYVTDGFATMPNVAVSYLTQNSQSAYFAVAYQSKLLLHVMKCATGHTITHEIKEPKLMPWFLSNLKGALTGRSETLEAATSMAFSEIEGEIFILVLYRNNELRLWSVDNLQIVASINCSPELGQDSAAQGPQNSQLRKISDQNFCLFLSHNSRAEFICVSIMPDADDASVINLVQNIVPAPQTDLVDFDATSSHIWALWSNAEGDFHVSAAYFASNNAIKWVSAALEPPPDRFCLGMEQGVDPRETYCSYIFHPGRFDRNVIAKALYMFRRVNLQFDVKQLSMSVLKEQVCQAVEDEIQNELKDFVVTDDEYLEISTRLWDRFYSCCEQYHIKLSEPTGLAVLGGMDAVCLVRRQSFALLRPCEVLEHLLLIGEHNDEVATYVAPLFRNDPEMAKGFVELMNVVTLLDKLISEDIKIQLDKQLYQRESPVEVISKLVARISKVDDNGPILPSNCLRQIQQKLHDLPNLEPALEMLLDVLCMIDPDAPPHDYSLSTRFLQSSGALMGSEYGLSILSETVKQMAMIRFSVCRNLLVLQYLAYGQNEMEGDNVLTNVNYLNSYYTLVWMAETPISSSTPAGFEASIQRLSRAQLFSGYNRPYSSHLKHNGNDQTTLLRLFLESKGLFSALTMLLKNDSFSLDSEQLNLRQSLLQLVGYINKMLWPGSPIYVFPEWLFGTCHHIIVQDYVRILSNWCSAQKHARRFMLAVSLLDCGEAHKAVHLFHEAEAGIVEDDFLFEHVLKNTPLYGKLQDSVSRGDTISPEDRKLATVHYYLKVIQLFEQHSALDYIIQLADMAIRMLQPDDPQLPMFQSIVFNNHLQLGHYMEAYTALVNNADISRRKDCLRQLVITLFQNKCLPLLMQFSYIGLQDEFESIVESRARSMSIDQNEVYNFLYAFHTNKGNMRKASTVMYEQAMRFQVDSDAPNALERRCSSLLICLNCLHLVDSRYRWIAKPALGDERVITIDQDNDDGEPKGDEDKKGKEVVVLELADIRRELVHAEALRELSFYRKDATSYERATPEELSYLLASCGLYTAALKLSRGHSFSVLPIFESLTSACVAATEGKTSDAWNWLQKNDMADLPHRSNAADMAWTLLQKLVVDNEAKDSTLIRKSVVQRLLGMNAFLPQWLINSYKLSHSRELLHLLVKHNRLLEAADLGCEIIAAMLGAGSEYFEFKHSVNVASPQLCFPISTIDLLLHGLKLNGKDDLEYEMAYFKLEEEVQRYIETIKRTTDDKISMAVLQRRTGLQQDH; via the exons ATGCCCACATCCAAACTGCAAGCCAACATGAGTTACCGCGAGGTCATACCGCGGAACCTCAGTCCGGCGGAGTGGATCGAGGTGAAAATTAACACGG GAACCCAGAGCACTTTGCAGGATTTTAAAACCTTCGAAACCTCCGGCGGCTATTGCTACAAGAATACGAAAAATGTTCAGACCAGAAACCGTTTCATATATTG GCGGACATACCAGGATGTCCTGGAACTATCAGAGGTCAGCTTGGACATCTCCCTGCAGCGGAACCACCTGCGTCTGCGGTTCACCGATTCAGCTGTGCTGAATGTATCGCTCACGGAGCAAAATACATCCGTCACCCTGCTGGTGGTCACGGTCAGCAGTGTGCATCGCTATGTGTTTCCCCTGAAGATCGCTGGGCAGGAAGGCGGCGCAGCTTCTCCCGAGGATGTGCTATCCCAGTCCATTTTCTACGACGTCAATGACAAGATCAATGATCCCAGCACTTACTATGTCACGGATGGCTTTGCAACTATGCCCAACGTGGCTGTATCGTACCTCACCCAAAACTCCCAGTCAGCCTACTTTGCGGTGGCGTATCAGAGCAAACTACTGCTCCACGTTATGAAATGCGCCACCGGCCATACTATCACCCACGAAATCAAGGAGCCGAAGCTAATGCCATGGTTTCTTTCGAATCTCAAGGGTGCCCTCAC CGGCCGCTCTGAAACGTTGGAGGCAGCCACGTCCATGGCTTTCAGTGAAATCGAGGGGGAAATTTTCATTCTGGTTTTGTATCGCAATAATGAGCTGCGTCTATGGTCAGTGGATAACTTGCAGATTGTAGCCAGCATTAACTGCTCCCCCGAACTGGGGCAGGACTCAGCAGCTCAAGGAC CTCAAAACAGCCAGCTCCGAAAAATAAGCGATCAAAACTTCTGTCTATTTCTCTCGCACAATTCCCGAGCTGAGTTTATATGCGTTAGCATAATGCCCGATGCCGACGATGCCAGCGTTATCAATTTGGTGCAGAACATTGTGCCGGCGCCGCAAACGGATCTGGTCGACTTTGATGCCACGTCCTCGCACATCTGGGCCCTTTGGAGCAACGCTGAAGGCGATTTCCATGTCTCTGCAGCATATTTTGCATCAAATAACGCAATCAAATGGGTTTCCGCTGCTCTTGAACCGCCACCGGATCGGTTTTGTCTCGGCATGGAGCAGGGAGTGGATCCACGCGAAACTTACTGCAGCTACATCTTTCATCCTGGTCGATTTGACCGAAATGTAATTGCCAAGGCTTTATAT ATGTTCAGACGTGTTAACCTGCAATTCGACGTAAAGCAACTTTCCATGTCAGTGCTCAAGGAGCAGGTATGCCAGGCCGTGGAAGATGAAATCCAGAACGAACTGAAAGACTTTGTGGTCACCGACGATGAGTACTTGGAGATATCCACTCGGCTGTGGGATCGCTTTTACTCCTGCTGCGAACAGTATCACATTAAGCTTTCCGAGCCGACAGGACTCGCCGTTCTTGGTGGAATGGATGCAGTATGTTTGGTTAGAAGGCAATCATTCGCATTGCTGCGCCCCTGCGAAGTCCTCGAGCACCTGTTGCTCATCGGCGAGCATAACGATGAAGTGGCCACTTATGTGGCGCCATTATTTCGCAACGATCCGGAAATGGCCAAGGGTTTCGTGGAGCTCATGAATGTGGTGACACTGCTTGATAAACTGATTTCGGAGGATATTAAAATCCAGCTAGATAAGCAGCTTTACCAGCGAGAGTCGCCGGTTGAAGTAATATCAAAGCTGGTGGCTAGGATCAGTAAAGTCGATGATAATGGTCCGATATTGCCATCAAACTGTCTGAGGCAAATCCAACAGAAGCTGCACGATTTACCAAATCTTGAACCCGCTTTGGAAATGCTGCTCGATGTGCTGTGTATGATTGATCCAGATGCCCCGCCGCATG ATTATTCCCTTTCTACGCGCTTCTTGCAATCGTCTGGGGCTCTAATGGGTAGCGAATATGGACTTTCTATATTGTCCGAAACAGTGAAGCAAATGGCAATGATACG GTTTTCTGTTTGCCGAAACCTTTTGGTATTGCAGTACTTGGCTTATGGTCAGAACGAAATGGAAGGCGATAATGTTTtaacaaatgtaaattatcTGAACTCGTATTATACTCTGGTTTGGATGGCCGAGACACCCATTTCATCGAGTACTCCAGCTGGATT cgAGGCTTCTATTCAACGATTGAGCCGCGCACAACTTTTCAGCGGCTATAATCGACCATACTCCAGCCATCTGAAACATAATGGCAACGATCAGACCACTCTGCTCCGACTGTTCCTAGAATCCAAAGGTCTGTTCAGCGCCTTGACTATGCTGCTGAAGAATGACAGTTTTTCGCTGGACTCGGAGCAATTGAATCTACGCCAGTCTTTGCTCCAACTAGTGGGATACATCAATAAGATGCT TTGGCCCGGTTCTCCGATTTACGTATTTCCGGAATGGTTATTCGGGACCTGTCATCACATCATTGTTCAGGACTACGTGCGCATTTTATCAAACTGGTGTTCCGCACAAAAACATGCCA GACGCTTTATGCTAGCCGTATCTCTATTGGATTGCGGTGAGGCCCACAAGGCCGTGCATCTCTTTCACGAGGCGGAGGCTGGCATTGTGGAGGATGACTTCCTCTTTGAGCACGTACTTAAAAATACACCTCTATACGGCAAATTGCAGGATAGCGTAAGCCGGGGCGATACAATTTCCCCCGAAGACAGAAAACTGGCAACTGTTCACTACTATCTGAAGGTCATCCAGCTCTTTGAACAGCATTCCGCACTGGACTACATTATTCAGCTGGCCGACATGGCCATTAGGATGCTGCAGCCAGATGATCCTCAGCTGCCCATGTTCCAGTCAATAGTTTTCAATAATCATCTGCAGTTGGGACACTACATGGAGGCGTACACCGCCTTAGTCAACAATGCAGATATTTCAAGGCGAAAGGATTGCCTTCGTCAGTTGGTCATAACGCTGTTCCAAAACAAATGTCTGCCCCTGCTTATGCAGTTTTCCTACATTGGGTTGCAAGACGAGTTCGAGAGCATTGTTGAATCCCGGGCACGATCAATGAGCATCGATCAGAACGAAGTCTACAACTTTTTGTATGCATTCCATACGAACAAGGGTAACATGAGAAAAG CTTCTACGGTTATGTATGAGCAGGCCATGCGGTTTCAAGTAGACAGCGATGCCCCAAACGCACTAGAGAGACGTTGCTCCTCGCTGTTGATTTGCCTAAACTGTTTGCACCTGGTTGACAGCCGCTACAGATGGATTGCCAAGCCTGCCCTTGGTGATGAGCGGGTGATTACCATAGATCAGGATAACGACGATGGTGAGCCCAAGGGTGATGAGGACAAGAAAGGCAAGGAGGTGGTTGTTTTAGAGCTGGCTGATATCCGAAGGGAACTGGTGCACGCAGAAGCATTACGCGAGCTTTCCTTCTACCGCAAAGATGCAACTTCCTACGAGCGGGCCACACCCGAGGAGCTATCATACCTGCTGGCTAGTTGTGGCCTGTACACCGCGGCATTGAAACTTTCGCGGGGACACTCTTTCTCTGTGCTCCCCATATTCGAGAGTCTGACATCCGCTTGTGTTGCTGCCACTGAGGGAAAGACGTCGGACGCCTGGAACTGGCTGCAAAAAAACGACATGGCAG ATCTTCCTCATCGAAGCAATGCTGCCGATATGGCCTGGACTTTGCTTCAAAAACTGGTTGTGGATAACGAGGCAAAAGACTCCACCTTGATAAGAAAGAGCGTGGTTCAAAGGCTTCTCGGGATGAACGCATTCTTGCCCCAGTGGCTGATAAACTCCTACAAGTTATCCCACTCCCGGGAACTGCTCCACTTACTTGTGAAGCACAATCGTCTGCTGGAAGCCGCCGATCTGGGATGTGAAATAATCGCCGCCATGCTGGGAGCAGGCAGCGAGTATTTCGAATTCAAGCACTCGGTGAACGTAGCAAGCCCACAGCTCTGCTTCCCCATCAGCACGATCGATTTGCTGCTGCACGGTTTAAAGTTAAATGGCAAGGATGATCTTGAATATGAAATG GCTTACTTTAAACTCGAAGAAGAAGTTCAAAGATACATTGAGACCATAAAGCGCACCACCGATGATAAGATAAGCATGGCCGTTCTGCAGAGGCGAACGGGGCTTCAGCAAGATCattaa
- the LOC6731952 gene encoding replication factor C subunit 3 yields MALWVDKYRPRELSKLDFHKDQAENLRNLCKQSDFPHLMFYGPSGAGKKTRIMCLLREMYGSGVERLRSETMTFTTPSNRKVEVMTVSSNYHLEVNPSDAGMYDRTVVIDLIKQVAQTHQIEISGQREFKVIVISEGDELTKDAQHALRRTMEKYVATCRIIISVNSTSRIIPAIRSRCLGIRVAAPNETEIVSILQNTCKREGLALPVELAKRVVDKSERNLRRALLMLEAAKVAKAPFTANQEIPDLDWQVFLRETASQIISEQTPAKLEKIRERLYELLTQGVPPNLIFRGLVEQLVNNCDMSIKAKTLEFATEYEHRMQSGAKHIFHLEAFVAQFMNIYKKFLSELVMTDDF; encoded by the exons ATGGCACTTTGGGTGGATAAATACCGTCCGCGGGAGCTGTCCAAGTTGGACTTCCACAAG GATCAAGCGGAGAACCTGCGCAACCTGTGCAAGCAGAGCGACTTTCCGCATCTGATGTTCTACGGACCCTCGGGTGCCGGCAAGAAAACACGCATCATGTGCCTTCTGCGGGAGATGTACGGATCTGGCGTTGAACGGTTGAGGAGCGAGACCATGACGTTCACCACGCCCTCCAATCGAAAGGTAGAGGTGATGACGGTCAGCAGCAACTACCACTTGGAGGTGAATCCCTCCGACGCTGGCATGTACGACCGCACGGTGGTGATCGATCTGATCAAGCAGGTGGCCCAAACGCACCAAATTGAAATCAGTGGCCAGCGGGAATTCAAAGTGATTGTAATTTCGGAGGGCGACGAGCTCACCAAGGATGCACAGCACGCTCTGCGCCGAACGATGGAGAAGTATGTGGCCACGTGTCGGATTATCATATCGGTGAACTCCACATCTCGCATCATTCCGGCCATACGGTCGCGTTGCCTGGGCATACGGGTGGCCGCTCCCAACGAAACGGAGATCGTGTCCATCTTGCAGAACACTTGCAAGCGGGAGGGACTCGCACTGCCCGTGGAGCTGGCCAAACGGGTTGTGGACAAGTCGGAGCGTAATCTCAGACGAGCACTTCTGATGCTGGAGGCCGCCAAGGTGGCCAAGGCGCCGTTTACCGCCAACCAGGAGATTCCCGACCTGGACTGGCAGGTGTTCCTGCGTGAGACAGCATCTCAGATTATCAGTGAGCAAACGCCTGCCAAACTGGAGAAGATCCGCGAACGCCTGTACGAGCTACTCACGCAAGGCGTTCCACCCAATCTCATATTCCGCGGCCTGGTCGAGCAGCTGGTGAACAATTGTGATATGTCCATCAAGGCGAAGACGCTCGAGTTCGCCACCGAGTACGAGCACCGGATGCAGTCCGGCGCCAAGCACATTTTTCATCTTGAAGCTTTCGTCGCTCAGTTTATGAACATCTACAAAAAGTTCCTTTCTGAGCTGGTCATGACGGACgatttttaa